The DNA region CCCGCCGCCGATCTGGACCGGCTCTGGCTGCGCGGCGGCTTTCCCGACAGCTTTCTCGCCCGCGACGATCAGGCCAGCCTGCGCTGGCGGCGCGATTTCATCCGCACCTATCTGGAGCGCGACATTCCCGCGCTCGGCCCTCGCATCGCGGCCGAGACGCTGCGGCGCTTCTGGACCATGCTGGCGCATCGGCAATCCGGCCTGTCGAACGCCGCCGAGCTCGCCCGCGCGCTCGGGGTCGATGCCAAGACCGTCGCCTCCTATCTCGATCTGCTGGTCGATCTGATGCTGGTGCGCCGCCTGGAGCCCTGGCATGCGAATATCGGCAAGCGGCTGGTGAAATCGCCCCGCATCTATGTGCGCGACACCGGCATCCTGCATGCGCTTCTGGGGCTGACGACGCTGGACGACGTTCTCGGCCACCCCGTTGCGGGCGCCAGTTGGGAGGGGCTGATCATCGAGACCGCCCATGCCCTGATGCCAGAAGGGACGCAGGCGCAGTTCTACCGCAGCGGGGCGGGGGCCGAGGTCGATCTGGTACTGACCCTGCCCGGCGGCGCGGTCTGGGCCGTCGAGGTCAAGCGCAATCTGGCGCCGAAGGTCGAGCGCGGCTTTCACTCGGCCTGCGAAGACCTGCAACCTGTGCGGCGGATCGTGGTCTATCCGGGGGGCGAGGCTTTCCCGCTGCCGAACGGCATCGAGGTCATGTCGCTGCACCAGTTCGGGCAGGATCTGCTGGCGCTTCATCCGTAATTGGTTGCGGCCGCCCATCGGGCGGTATTGGGGGGCGATCTTCTTCCTGGGCGGAGGAAGCTGGGTACCGGGGCGCTGCACCTGGTCCGACATTTTGCGGGTGGTGCTTTGCACCGGGCCCCGCAAAATAATAGTCGGTCACTAATATTTGGCGAAATCGCGAAAAGTAGGCCACTTCGGGCCATGGGCTACAGCCGGCGCAGGACAGCTTCGCCCCCCCGGATCAGGTAAGATCCAGGACCTCGAAACTATCGGGTTGGCGCGACAGGATGCGCCCATAGCCGAGAAACCCCATGGAATCGGCGCTGACATTCCCGCATGCACAACTGGCCATGCCAATCCTTGCCTTTGCGACCTCACCAAAGAAATTGAGCCGGACCCAAGATTGCGCCCCGATGGGGCAGCAGCCCACACCCCCCAAGATCGAAGGATACTGAATAGCCGAAGTTCCAGCACAATTTTGCGCACCAGCCTGCTGAAGAGGTCATTACTGCGCTGGCACCTCGGCGCATACAGGGCTGCGGCTCATCGACACGCTTGGGAACCGCTTGCAGAGCCGGATCGGGAAAGGCCCGTGATCTCGCGCCTCCCGGGCTCAGTAGCAGGCGATCTTCGCGATCAGGCCGTTTTCGCCGATCTCGAAATTCATGCGGTCGGGACGGAAATCCGTCGTCACCGCGTCGCGGGGTCCGATCACCCTGGCCGCCGCAGGAAGCTTCATCCGGTCCAGAACCGCGCGCGGTTGCCCCACCAGTCCGTGGAGCGCCGCCGCCTGGCAGCCGTCGGACTGCGGCAAGGGTGCCGGAGGCTCGGCCTCGACGCAAGCGGCCAGCGTGCAGAGCGGGGCCAGCAGAAGAAGCCGTTTCATCCGCCCGTCCTCAGCCGCAGTCGATGTTGTAGATATTGCCCGCCGCGTCCAGGCGGAAGACGATGCGCAACGGATTGTATTCCTGGGGCTCGATGCCGCGATATTCGACGACCCGGTATTCGCGCGTCACGCCCAGGGTCGGGATGACGGTACCGGGCTGGCCCAGCGCCGAGACGTAATTCTTGGCATGGCAAGCGTCGGGCTCGCGCGATTCGAGGCCGCTGACGCTGGCCACGGGCATCGGCGGCAGCGGCTCGACGACGGGCGCCGGCTCGGGCGAATAGGCCGGCGCGCAGGCGGCCAGGGGGGCAAGCGCAAGCAA from Paracoccus aminovorans includes:
- a CDS encoding ATP-binding protein, which produces MLIERRITETVKSLLDDSPAVALLGPRQVGKTTLAQELGEERPSLYLDLESSADRAKLSDPELYLSAHEDKLVILDEVQRVPDLFQNLRGLIDRGRRKGLRAGRFLLLGSASIDLLRQSGETLAGRIAYAELAPLDALEVPAADLDRLWLRGGFPDSFLARDDQASLRWRRDFIRTYLERDIPALGPRIAAETLRRFWTMLAHRQSGLSNAAELARALGVDAKTVASYLDLLVDLMLVRRLEPWHANIGKRLVKSPRIYVRDTGILHALLGLTTLDDVLGHPVAGASWEGLIIETAHALMPEGTQAQFYRSGAGAEVDLVLTLPGGAVWAVEVKRNLAPKVERGFHSACEDLQPVRRIVVYPGGEAFPLPNGIEVMSLHQFGQDLLALHP
- a CDS encoding I78 family peptidase inhibitor, with amino-acid sequence MKRLLLLAPLCTLAACVEAEPPAPLPQSDGCQAAALHGLVGQPRAVLDRMKLPAAARVIGPRDAVTTDFRPDRMNFEIGENGLIAKIACY